The following coding sequences lie in one Populus trichocarpa isolate Nisqually-1 chromosome 14, P.trichocarpa_v4.1, whole genome shotgun sequence genomic window:
- the LOC18105166 gene encoding uncharacterized protein LOC18105166, whose amino-acid sequence MVDIQTVCCMCGDVGFPDKLFRCNKCRNRFQHLYCSNYYGEFSEPIEQCDWCQSEERNARHGNSSKKSGAEHDSGTLVTKRSEYSGDHKIKQHDREENSTTSSDQKGKNPSGIPSPRPTTRRYKLLKDVMC is encoded by the exons ATGGTTGATATTCAAACAGTATGTTGCATGTGCGGCGACGTTGGTTTCCCTGACAAACTCTTCCGTTGCAACAAATGTCGCAACCGTTTTCAACACTT GTATTGTAGCAATTACTACGGCGAATTTTCAGAGCCAATTGAACAGTGTGATTGGTGTCAAAGTGAAGAGAGAAATGCAAGACATGGAAACTCTTCAAAGAAATCAGGAGCTGAACATGATAGCGGAACACTAGTCACAAAACGATCAGAGTATTCAGGTGATCATAAAATCAAGCAACATGATCGCGAAGAGAATAGCACTACTAGTAGTGATCAAAAGGGAAAGAACCCAAGTGGGATTCCTTCTCCAAGGCCTACTACACGCAGGTACAAGCTTCTCAAGGATGTCAtgtgttaa
- the LOC18105165 gene encoding metalloendoproteinase 4-MMP encodes MLLYYIFSILFLHYKTPCSAARPTPTLTTTPAAEVVTVKDPNYTWQNFGSFLDAGKGSHVNGMSELKRYFHHFGYLPSQDLKSITDIFDDRFETAIVRYQAKLGLQTTGKLDLDTLNQIMAPRCGVPDDTMFHKLHASRHYFYFPGKPRWTRSIPMTLTYSFSKENLINVSLSLSDIEEVFKGAFAKWGSVIPVSFVETDDYAFADIKIGFYSGDHGDGEPFDGVLGVLAHSFSPESGRFHLDARETWAIDFDLEKSKVAVHLESVAVHEIGHLLGLGHSSDEKAVMYPSLKPRKKKLDLSVDDIQGVQALYGSNPNFTLGSLLESDISTNEAADLIRIRLSQWWVTLIMALMLSFA; translated from the coding sequence ATGCTTCTATATTACATTTTCTCTATCCTCTTTCTCCACTACAAGACACCATGCTCTGCCGCTAGGCCAACACCTACATTAACCACCACGCCGGCAGCAGAAGTTGTAACGGTCAAAGATCCCAACTACACATGGCAgaattttgggagcttcctcgATGCGGGCAAAGGCAGTCATGTCAATGGAATGTCGGAGCTCAAAAGATACTTCCATCATTTTGGCTATCTCCCATCACAAGATTTGAAGAGCATAACAGATATATTCGATGACCGGTTCGAAACAGCGATTGTTCGATATCAAGCTAAACTCGGCCTTCAAACTACTGGTAAGCTCGATCTCGATACGCTAAATCAAATCATGGCACCAAGGTGTGGCGTGCCTGATGATACAATGTTTCACAAATTGCACGCATCTAgacattacttttattttcctgGAAAACCTCGGTGGACGCGTTCCATACCAATGACTTTGACGTACTCGTTTTCTAAAGAGAATTTGATCAACGTCTCTTTGAGTTTGTCAGATATCGAAGAAGTGTTTAAAGGTGCTTTTGCAAAATGGGGTTCAGTTATACCAGTGAGTTTTGTGGAGACAGATGATTATGCTTTCGCCGATATTAAAATAGGGTTTTATAGTGGAGATCATGGCGATGGAGAACCATTCGATGGGGTTTTAGGAGTTTTGGCTCATTCATTCTCACCTGAAAGCGGGAGATTTCATCTTGATGCAAGGGAAACATGGGccattgattttgatttggagAAGTCAAAGGTCGCTGTTCATTTGGAATCAGTGGCTGTCCATGAGATTGGTCATCTGTTAGGATTGGGCCACTCTTCTGATGAAAAGGCTGTCATGTACCCTAGTTTGAAACCTAGAAAAAAGAAGTTGGATTTGAGCGTTGATGATATACAAGGAGTGCAAGCTCTTTATGGATCCAACCCTAATTTCACACTTGGGTCCTTGTTAGAGTCCGATATCTCAACAAATGAGGCTGCTGATTTAATTAGAATCAGATTATCTCAGTGGTGGGTCACTCTGATTATGGCACTGATGCTAAGTTTTGCATGA